The proteins below come from a single Psychrobacter sp. FDAARGOS_221 genomic window:
- the rplU gene encoding 50S ribosomal protein L21 encodes MYAVIKSGGKQHRVSVDELLKVELLKGAEQGETIKIEDVLMVVDGDDYKIGQPVVEGASVEAEVVEHGRGKKIRIVKHKRRKHYHKEQGHRQWYTLLKIKAINA; translated from the coding sequence ATGTACGCAGTTATTAAAAGTGGTGGCAAACAGCACCGTGTAAGCGTTGATGAACTACTAAAAGTTGAGCTTCTTAAAGGGGCTGAGCAAGGCGAAACCATTAAAATCGAAGACGTATTAATGGTTGTTGATGGCGATGATTATAAAATCGGTCAGCCAGTTGTTGAAGGCGCAAGCGTTGAAGCTGAAGTAGTAGAGCACGGCCGCGGTAAAAAAATCCGCATCGTGAAGCACAAGCGTCGTAAGCATTATCATAAAGAACAAGGCCACCGTCAGTGGTACACACTTCTTAAAATTAAAGCAATTAATGCTTAA
- the rpmA gene encoding 50S ribosomal protein L27 has protein sequence MAHKKAAGSTRNGRDSNPKMLGVKVFGGQDVVAGNIIVRQRGTEFHAGEGVGMGRDHTLFALTDGVVKFDTKGKFNRRYVSVEQA, from the coding sequence ATGGCACATAAAAAAGCCGCAGGTTCAACTCGTAACGGTCGTGACTCTAACCCAAAAATGCTTGGCGTAAAAGTATTTGGTGGTCAAGATGTTGTCGCTGGTAATATCATTGTTCGTCAACGTGGTACAGAATTCCACGCTGGTGAAGGCGTAGGCATGGGTCGTGACCATACTTTATTTGCCTTAACTGACGGTGTTGTAAAATTTGACACCAAAGGTAAATTCAACCGTCGCTATGTATCTGTAGAGCAAGCATAA
- the lolA gene encoding outer membrane lipoprotein chaperone LolA, with protein MFNTNTQQQKSTKNKKNTFKNIMGSATVAALMVAVPAMPAMMATQAHAAAASDLTAAKRLNNLLVNTKSMTANFSQSTKGANGGQSGLSAKNGSFTGSMSLKRPNNFRWSITKPFEQLIVTDGSALWVYDKDLEQVTRQDASKQLGNTPALLLSGDPKKIAQNFKITQPNASKNYYVLYPKTNDTNFKSLSISFNGGKPVMMVLSDSLGQVTTIRFSNVKLNTSIANSQFKFTPPKGVDVINQ; from the coding sequence ATGTTTAACACAAATACCCAACAACAAAAATCAACTAAAAATAAGAAAAACACGTTTAAAAATATTATGGGCAGTGCCACCGTTGCTGCATTGATGGTAGCTGTACCAGCCATGCCTGCCATGATGGCAACTCAAGCGCATGCAGCTGCAGCCAGTGATTTGACAGCAGCTAAGCGACTGAACAATCTATTGGTCAATACCAAAAGTATGACGGCTAACTTTTCACAGTCAACTAAAGGCGCAAATGGCGGTCAAAGTGGACTGAGTGCTAAAAATGGATCGTTCACAGGTAGCATGAGCCTTAAGCGTCCTAACAACTTCCGCTGGAGCATCACCAAACCTTTCGAGCAGCTTATTGTGACTGATGGCAGCGCACTATGGGTTTATGACAAAGATCTTGAGCAAGTGACGCGTCAAGATGCTTCTAAACAGTTGGGTAATACGCCTGCGTTATTATTGTCAGGTGATCCTAAGAAAATCGCTCAAAACTTTAAAATTACTCAGCCTAATGCCAGCAAAAACTACTATGTGCTGTATCCAAAAACCAATGATACTAACTTCAAAAGCTTGAGCATTAGCTTTAATGGCGGTAAACCAGTAATGATGGTGCTAAGTGATTCTTTAGGTCAAGTGACGACCATTCGCTTTAGCAATGTTAAACTAAATACCAGTATTGCTAACAGCCAATTTAAGTTCACGCCACCAAAAGGTGTTGATGTTATCAACCAGTAA